A genome region from Acaryochloris marina S15 includes the following:
- a CDS encoding tetratricopeptide repeat protein gives MLNNLPPSGAVAFVGRDSQINQLHEQLQSNQRIAITALEGMGGIGKTELAWEYAQRSLIQNLYSGGVCWLRSRDQEITTQIIDFSKSNLGMKPPDDLEVEAQVSFIWQRWPQGEVLIVVDDVVEYELVASCLPLSNPRFKVLITTRLDFGGSVRSLCLEELDNESALTLLEKLIGQKRVQSQLEDAKTLCGWVGNLPLGLELLGRSLAKKPDWSFQKLIERLESKRLEAKALTARESGMTAQLGVAAALELSWVELSEVEQELACLLGMFAIAPIPWHLVEGCLSDQDKDDLEDIRDEGLIARNLLKRVEQSTYQLHQIVQEFFRIKLNEHTDKGESLKAAYCTAMVGVAQSINDSPTLDVIAGMRASIPHLEELTRQWIDQLSDDDLTWPYIGIGRFYGGQGNYGLALPWYQKCLEQTQQRLGNEHPDVALSLNNLAELYRNQGRHTEAEPLHVQVLQMYQKLLGNEHPSVATSLNNLAGLYDNQGRYTEAEPLHVQALQMYQKLLGNEHPSVATSLNNLAALYYNQGRYTEAEPLLVQVLQMTQKLLSNEHPDVASSLNNLALLYDNQGRYTEAEPLYVQALQMYQKLLGTEHPSVATILNNLAELYRNQGRYTEAEPLLVQALQMYQKLLGNEHPSVASSLNNLAGLYDNQGRYTEAEPLLVQALQMRQKLLGNEHPSVASSLNDLALLYDNQGRYTEAESLLVQALEMTQKLLGNEHPSVASSLNNLAGLYYNQGRYTEAEPLLVQALQMRQKLLGNEHPSVASSLNDLALLYKNQGRYTEAESLLVQALQMTQKLLGNEHPSVATSLNNLAALYYNQGRYTEAEPLLVQALQMRQKLLGNEHPNTVTLKQNLDTLRQQMKD, from the coding sequence ATACTCAACAATCTACCTCCAAGTGGCGCTGTTGCCTTCGTCGGTCGAGACTCCCAGATCAACCAACTGCATGAGCAACTGCAAAGTAACCAGCGAATCGCTATCACTGCACTTGAAGGGATGGGAGGGATTGGTAAAACTGAACTCGCTTGGGAATATGCTCAACGGTCCTTAATCCAAAATCTCTATTCGGGTGGAGTGTGTTGGTTGCGGTCGCGAGATCAAGAAATCACCACTCAGATTATTGATTTTTCTAAAAGCAATTTGGGAATGAAACCCCCAGATGATCTGGAAGTAGAGGCCCAGGTCAGTTTCATTTGGCAACGATGGCCCCAAGGGGAGGTTTTAATCGTTGTTGACGATGTGGTTGAGTATGAGCTTGTTGCCTCCTGTCTTCCTCTATCGAACCCACGGTTCAAAGTCCTGATCACCACTCGACTTGATTTTGGTGGATCTGTTCGCTCTCTTTGCCTGGAAGAACTCGATAATGAGAGCGCACTAACACTACTAGAAAAGCTGATTGGACAAAAACGGGTTCAGTCTCAATTAGAAGATGCAAAAACTTTGTGTGGTTGGGTCGGTAACCTGCCCCTTGGACTAGAGCTGCTAGGACGGTCATTAGCTAAAAAGCCAGATTGGTCTTTTCAAAAACTAATTGAGCGACTTGAATCCAAGCGACTTGAGGCTAAAGCCCTAACAGCAAGAGAATCAGGAATGACGGCTCAGTTAGGAGTAGCTGCTGCACTGGAGTTGAGCTGGGTAGAGCTAAGTGAGGTAGAGCAGGAACTCGCTTGTTTATTAGGGATGTTTGCAATTGCCCCTATTCCTTGGCATTTGGTTGAAGGATGTCTATCAGATCAGGATAAGGACGACTTAGAAGACATCAGAGATGAAGGTTTAATTGCTAGAAACTTACTCAAACGAGTAGAACAGAGTACCTACCAACTCCATCAAATTGTGCAGGAGTTCTTTCGGATTAAGTTGAATGAGCACACTGACAAAGGGGAATCCCTTAAAGCCGCTTATTGCACAGCAATGGTTGGTGTTGCTCAGAGTATTAATGACAGTCCAACACTTGATGTGATTGCAGGGATGAGAGCCAGCATTCCCCATCTGGAGGAACTAACCAGACAGTGGATTGACCAACTCAGTGATGATGATTTGACATGGCCCTATATCGGTATTGGTCGATTTTATGGAGGGCAAGGAAACTATGGCTTAGCTTTACCTTGGTATCAAAAATGCCTGGAACAGACTCAACAAAGATTAGGCAACGAACACCCTGATGTCGCTCTTAGCCTCAATAACCTGGCAGAACTCTACAGAAACCAAGGACGGCACACCGAAGCCGAACCCCTCCATGTCCAAGTCCTACAAATGTACCAGAAGCTCTTGGGCAACGAACACCCCTCTGTCGCGACTAGCCTCAATAACCTGGCAGGACTCTACGACAACCAAGGACGGTATACCGAAGCCGAACCCCTCCATGTCCAAGCCCTACAGATGTACCAGAAGCTCTTGGGCAACGAACACCCCTCTGTCGCGACTAGCCTCAATAACCTGGCAGCACTCTACTACAACCAAGGACGGTACACCGAAGCCGAACCCCTCTTGGTCCAAGTCCTACAAATGACACAGAAGCTCTTAAGCAACGAACACCCCGATGTCGCGAGTAGCCTCAATAACCTGGCCTTACTCTACGACAACCAAGGACGGTACACCGAAGCCGAACCCCTCTATGTCCAAGCCCTACAGATGTACCAGAAGCTCTTGGGCACCGAACACCCCTCTGTCGCGACTATCCTCAATAACCTGGCAGAACTCTACAGAAACCAAGGACGGTATACCGAAGCCGAACCCCTCTTGGTCCAAGCCCTACAGATGTACCAGAAGCTCTTGGGCAACGAACACCCCTCTGTCGCGAGTAGCCTCAATAACCTGGCAGGACTCTACGACAACCAAGGACGGTATACCGAAGCCGAACCCCTCTTGGTCCAAGCCCTACAGATGAGACAGAAGCTCTTGGGCAACGAACACCCCTCTGTCGCGAGTAGCCTCAATGACCTGGCCTTACTCTACGACAACCAAGGACGGTACACCGAAGCCGAATCCCTCTTGGTCCAAGCCCTAGAGATGACACAGAAGCTCTTGGGCAACGAACACCCCTCTGTCGCGAGTAGCCTCAATAACCTGGCAGGACTCTACTACAACCAAGGACGGTACACCGAAGCCGAACCCCTCTTGGTCCAAGCTCTACAGATGAGACAGAAGCTCTTGGGCAACGAACACCCCTCTGTCGCGAGTAGCCTCAATGACCTGGCCTTACTCTACAAAAACCAAGGACGGTACACCGAAGCCGAATCCCTCTTGGTCCAAGCCCTACAGATGACACAGAAGCTCTTGGGCAACGAACACCCCTCTGTCGCGACTAGCCTCAATAACCTGGCAGCACTCTACTACAACCAAGGACGGTACACCGAAGCCGAACCCCTCTTGGTCCAAGCCCTACAGATGAGACAGAAGCTCTTGGGCAACGAACACCCCAATACAGTCACATTGAAGCAAAATTTAGATACTTTGCGTCAACAAATGAAAGATTAA